CTAACCATGTTTAAGGCGCTCTGAAATGAGCAGCAGGTTTCCATaagacactaaacaaataccaaagtAGTCTATTTACCTTTCAACCCCCGAAAAGCattctcatttaaaaaataaataaataatcacatTTCATGcaaattaaaggtagggtaggagatcctggattttgagtccagcgaagctgcattttgaaaatacacaggtaaaaagtcccaacccttttcttcactttccccccgaaggcacgcctctagagtacatgaacgcgcacgagcacgaaggtgcacgagcgctgttctgacagcaagcatcgatcgttgccgtatttagtatttagtatatgctaactatacatttaataatgctaggtgctagccaagctggctctagtttagcttcctgccaagcttctggacgtgtaattcgttcacggagcagggtacgcgcacagggggaaggagggggagggaggagcagattgcagtttgatagacggcatcagaatccaatcattgtgaacggtccgttcagtatgattggatactgtttttcctagattgtacgttctagaggccactaaaacttttcatattaatgtcaaaacttttaattaattggttgcaatgggggtgtgaagagtatttcaagcaatatgtaaaaaaatgttccagaaaaagatcccctaccccgcctttaaatagatctaaaaaaaatctcatgaACCAAAAATCGTCACACTAATGTACTGTTCCTGTGTGCTTCCATCTatggctgcggctacacgaaaacgtttttcactgtaaacgatactttttcttatcgtttcgctgtcgcggccacacggagccggcgttcccactaccccaaaacgatagtttcgtttccattattacagcgaaaacgtttttgcgtcagtcaaacgttgacgctgtgagacttctctattgtctcacagcgtggcgtgacacagtggcgtgtgtactgcatcgtttcatcgttttcatccgttttcgtctggacctgagtctttacagcagcgttgccgtgtggttgcaagaatttttgtacccgttttaaaaaaaaaacttgtttcgtttccgtgtagccgtagcctatgGCACACTGTGTGGAGAACAAACACCAATATATacactgcaaaaaaaagaattaaaatctCAAATTTAAGGACTTCAGAACAGCCCAAACTATGTTTACAGTTAGACACCAATCATTGCCCGTCAATATTCAGAATTAGTTCCAAACAAGACAGAAACATCATGAACCTACATGTCCAACAAACCGGCTGTGAGGACTAAACACCACAGCGTTACAGTGAGAGGAGTCGGTGTGAGGGAAAACTTTAAAACCAACATACTAAGTAAAGATGGTGACGAACTGAAGTAACAAAGCTGCGCTGTTATGTGTCTCATCCTGGTAATCCTGTTAATATCAAAGCTAAATAGTTTGTTTGGGTGTGACAGCGTAGCTCTCGATCCTACTCCCTTTCTGATGTATCTTTTTATTATATCGTTCgctcatatatataaataaataaataggtcCAGTTAATTTCCTCCGGGGGTAATGGAGGATAAATGTTTGCCTTTGCAGCCTGAAATCACTCACAGCGTCGCCTAATCACGGTTTCTTTACGTTTGTGAGGCTGGATAGTGCTTtgtgttaaagcaatacaatgtaacttctcaaaaagcccactatggagctccccctacaggcttggaggtaaagtacggttacactgtcgtaaatacaacaccctttcgctttcacgtttcacgtttgttgacgaaccggcgaggagtcggaaggtgcaagctatgtcgaccgagaaggtaagagtaatcaaatgtacctgggagcgtgagaggggtctatttgtttttgcggtaggtgtgccagaaagcaagtcgaagtacttccgctcagctcccgggccgctccagcaaagttacatagcagttattccaactcagacccctgaagggcataggagacaggccaatcgtaattttaaaactcattctagtcGCACagtttttttcaagctgttattttaaggtagaaatgttacataggaTTGCTTTAAGCATATTTTTCACACAGAAAACCTGATATTCAGAATGTAAGATGACTTTGTCCTTGATGCGACACTTTTCATTCAGTCAGTCTCACCTTTCTTCCTTTGCCTGTCAGAACTATCACTTTATGAAAGATTATCTTGATCGTCCCTCATTCACCTGTATAAACACAGCTGGTGGTAAACAGCTTTTTGCTTTGAAAGCCTAAAAGTCAAACAGATAAACAGTTTCTCCTCCTTTGGTTAAATCTCTTCAGAGAAGTTGAGAGTGCAAGCTTAACCCGTAAAGCCACTATAAGCTAACTATAAGCTAGGTCAATGTTTTCATCCCACAGCAACAATACCTTGGATGTCCTGTAGGGGTACCATTTGAAATTGTTGGCCCTCTCACCCCAGTTGAGCTCCACGGAGCCCAGCAGGGAGGTCATGTTAATCACTGCTGCCCTCTGGATTCCCATAGTCCCTGAGCTGCCCGCTCCTCCTTTGGATGCAGCTTGCTTCAGCAGAGGCAGAAAGGCCTGACGGgggcagaaaaacaaaacatcactgTGGAGGAAGAGCAGCAAAATGTTACAACGCTTATGATTAGTCTGACATTCACTTTACCAATATTGTGGTCCCCTCTATTTCATTGTACTTCATGTTACATTTATGAAAGAGTCCTGAGCTCCACGGTCAGTGCCTCCTCACACTGTGTGTTagtgctgccccctgctggctgtACAGAGAAATTGCTGAAATCCATCATACATAcagattttcttaaaaaaaaaggaaatgcatCTAAGCGTGCAGTTTTAACAAGAAATTTTACCACGAGTTGTTTATTTGGTTCAAACTGTGTGTTATTGAACACCAATCAGCAGGTGGTTTAAAGCCTCAAAGCAACGTTACTGCACAGAGTTTACTCGCTCTCTCCAGTATCCTTCCACAAAAGACGTTAGGTTTATTGGTATTGGTATTTgccctgtgatagactggctaactgtccagggtgtaccctgcatCCTGTCTGATAgtagctgggatgggctccagtcCCCCAGCCTGAGGAGGTCCATACCAAGTTTTATATGAGATTAATATGACCTCATGACACACAACACAAGACTTATTCCGctgtataattattattattattatattaactACAATTAAAGAATCATCATGATTTTCACAAGCGTTATTTTCacaagagaagaagaatgaGCACGCTTTAAAAAGGCTGAACTCATTAAAGATTTGATCACAGATGTCATTTCTCTGTTGTCTGTGAGTTTTAAAGCTCATGGCAACAGGGGAGTAGCAAGTTTCTGCTCCGCATGACTCACTGCTTTGAACCGGGAATCTAACAGAAGAGCTTTGTACAGCAGTGTGACCTTGCAGTTATAAAAACTGTCCTTTAAACTGTGTGTTACCGAGAATCTGCCATGCTGACAGTCTTTTGATTAGTGCTGATATTTGTGAAAGCGCTGGGTGCTGCTCTGTGGCATCCCACTCTGAGGCCAAACAAAACATAAAGTTCTGATGAATATTTATCACACGCAGGCTGTTCAAGGCTCTGGGATTTCATTGCGTCTGTGTTTCAAGGTCCACCCCCGATGACTCAGGAAAACAGAAGCAGGACAACTAAAAGTTTAAAAGTTCACAAACTGTAAAACAGCAGATTACCTTGGTGATCATTAGGGGAGCGACAGCGTTGGTGTGGAAGTTTTCTATCATCTTCTCTGCAGTAACAGAATGGAAGTCGGCAATCACGTTGATCCCTGCGTTGTTGATCAGGCAGTTGAGACCGTCTTCTTGTACCAGCCGGCCCACCTCCTCTGCACACTTCTCTATGCTCTCCTGACTCACCACATCTGCACAAGAAACACAACAAACTGCAACACAAACTGGTCAAAGCTGAAATGTCTTTGTGTTTCCAGGCATGACAAGTCATGAAATGATATACCACTGGGCACACATTTGGATGAGGCCCTACTCTACCTCCTGAGGACTAAGGCCAGTTTCCAATCCTCTCATTTGTCTTAACATTCAGCTTTAGTATTTCTCTCCTGGTGCAGGATAGGGATGGTGTCAAAATAAAGTGGCCATCAAGCCTTCCAAACACATGTTTTTAGACTCCAAAAGGTGAAAATTTCAACTAATAGCTGTTGTAGCTCCACTACACAATCAAGGGCACTTAAAAACCAATGATAGGGTTAAAGGAAGAGAAATGGAATTGGTCCCAAACCATCCATACAGACAAAGGACTCAACACAACTACGACCACCATGTAGGTGGaatttgtggttgttttatgTGTCATTGCAGTTAATTAGCATCTGTTTGCATGCCTTTGAGTCACTGTCTTATCTTTATCattaaacatcttgttttggtgggtttttcttcttctttttttgcatcTCATTGTGATTGTCTTCATTAAATCCTTCAGTCTCActctgtaattttgaatttttggggagtttttttaatcttatttggGATATTTGTTGTATCTGAGTCATGTCTAGGTTGATTGTTTTTCACAAATACAACATTTGATCTAATTTTGGTCACTGTTCATCTCATAATAGCCACTATTGACCCTTCCCAGTCACGTGACTTTCGTAAAGCAACCGCCATTTTGGACGTATAGAAGACAACGATTTGCGAGTAACGATAGTAACAGTAAcgatacagacagactgaaaattgaataaaagaagaaagaacaagatgcagaaaaaaactccacTATCCAGCAAGGTCGGGCATTTAGTGggccagcagagggagaggtattTGGAGAAGCTGAAAATTGGAGGTTTAGAAAACGACGTGTACTTGCTTCCACCAGGGCTGTTTACAGACGTCCGACAGCATGCCACCGCCTCGTCTTTACCCGACTTCGGCCCCCACgacctttatatttatgttgtaaaaaaccCATCGCCATACACGGGAAAGGATCTAAAGGCATACAAGAGTTTGGatgcctacaaatattttgtgtcgggctatgtgacctgccttttaccagtggatcgtccctggagccggtgggcgccatctttttacagctaaggtttgtttacatttttcatttaacgttGTTCACCAGGATAAACGACATGTAAACCCGTTGACACTGTGTTATAATCTTGCTATTACGAGAattgcaatgaccaagtcgtagtgctttACTAAAGGCGCTGTGTTATGTTTTATCTAGTAGAAAGGCAACCCTGAAATGGCACGGGGGAACACTAGTGTGCCGTGAGAGATCATCTGGTGTACCGTGGAAAATCCctctcaggctttatctttattttgcatgtatatgtatatgttatatatcttTATTCGACACTTACCTCCAACAAAGTGGTCACTACACAACCGCTGGTATACTGAAGGTTGCCAGTCTTTCCTATTGATCGCCGCGACTCATCTTCTCCGTCGCTCAAGATCAGTGGGGATCcggtaaaaagacaaatctttcctcgtctgctgactgttggtacacccaggcgcgcaacaatatgccggcatgatgtaaaccttactgatcgaatcgatattttcctttgaatgttcCTCGCTCCTCCGTTGTTGGCTGTGGTAGACTACTTGTTTTCACGTCCAAAATGGCTGACGCTTTTGTTGTGACGTCACGTGGGATGGGTCAGTACCATCAGTGGTTCTCTTAAAGGTGTCTCACTTTTATGTACACAGgctatatttctatatttcaattttatttaagaatcctgttataatattgttgttgcatgcttattttatcttatcttttattatatttggacatccagtgtgggcaacaaagcaaagaatttaattgtacagggaaacacgtttctaactgcacatatgataataaacctttgaatcttgaatctttgataattttacagctttttacagCTACATGTCTCATAAATACAACATTTGATCTAATTTTGGTCACTGTTCATCTCATAATAGCCACTATACCATCAGTGGTTCTCTTAAAGGTGTCTCACTTTGAtcattttacagctttttacagCTACATGTCTCAGCTTTGGTTTGATTTCTGGTCCCATTTAGTGTCTTTGAGATAATTTTGTCTCATTTGGGTTGTTTCTGAATTAAGTCTTATTCCCGATTTATGGTCGTCCTCCCGgctacggagagccctctccgtagacggagaccgcaagggttgtgattggtcggctaacaacataatttccggaaTTACTTTTCCTTTTCCGTTTCCTTTTTttgctccttcctctcagaacaacaacaccgccatttttgaaagagtttactgtgtgccggtcaacatctgcgtgaccacggagtcggattggccGATAGCTATAgagtagcataccgaggcctttagacacacatacacacacacaaaaaaaactataaacGATGTACAATCATTTTGTGGTTGTTGTTAATCTCCAGTTATGTTTtgcttttgtgtcactttgttgtCATATTGCCACTCCTTTTTCCAtgttagtgttttttttaggtCACATTTTCGTTGTTTCATAGCCCTGTTGTGTCCCATTGGAACACAGTCCATGTCTTTGTTACCATTCTCTATCACTATGGTCATTTGTTCATCTTTTCATGGTTGTTTTGTTCAATGTTTtgattgttttgtgtgtttgccATGTATTTCTGGCATATGTAACGCCATCATTTGCTTACAAACACCAACACTGCTCCTCTCGGTCTTACCCAGAGTTACTATGTGGATGTGGGGATGCTTCTTTGCCAGTTCCTGAAGTTTCTGTAGGTCAAAAGGACAAAACTGTCATTACTCAGTGAGACACAACAGCGGACAATGGCGACCTCTGGTGGTGACTTTTAATATTGTGTCATTGCTTCGCGCAGCTTTTCTGTTACTAAAGCCGACTCCGCGTGGCTCGCAGTTAGATAATGCTCGTATATTAAAGATAATTAAGTGCAAgtatctgaataaaaaaaatcggTGGTTACCTGTGCGGTGTCGGGGTTTCTGGTCGTGGCTATAATCTTGCCGGGTGAAAATCCTTCACTCGCAAGACTGTCGACTATCTGCAGGCCGAGCCCGCGGCTGGCTCCCGTTACCAGCACCGAGCCGCAGTTTCTGAAGGTCACGGCTCCGCTCATCGCTGAAAACGTCCGTGGCTGTGTTATCCAACAGTCCGGCGTTTGAGCTTTCGGTGAAGATATTTCTTGTCACGGGTCTTTTGGCTAATCTGCGGCGGTTGTCACGCCACTCCTCCGGCAGGGGGGAGGATAACTCCACTGAAACCAACCGATCCACAGACGTTACAGGACGAAGATGGTCGAACTGAAAATAGAGCAGTCAAAACCCCAATTTATTCACATTTAGCCTGATTAATCTAGGTTAAACTGGCACAAAGTAACTAGAAAGTTGAGAAAACACTTATAggtgttttaaacattttcaactCGGATCTTTTAGTCCAACTCTCCCATAATTCATTGCGCACAAACCACCCCAAACTGGTAATGAAACTGACCTTTTCCAGAAAGTTACACATGTTTAGTTGATTTATTAGTTGTGTGCGAGTGTCTGTTTACTACGTAATTAGTTAAAAGAGAAATATCGGataaacaaatgaaaaggaaaagaaaagtgcAGCGTTATAAACTTAAATGTGGGCCACAAACATGAAATGGAGACTTACTACAGATAAATATGGGCATAAGTGgattaaaaaagaagaacaagtTGAAGCAAATTGCCTCACAGGTGTAAATAAGTAAGACATTGAATACATGGAGAGTCTTGCACATATCTGAGGAGTGTCCAGGTGATAGAACAGCAGGAAATAAATATGTGGGAGATTTATTACCTCTGCGTGCAACACTAAAAGGATAGTTACAAAAGGAGTTACACAAAATGACCCACAGACATTAGCCTTGTCCTAAACGAGACTGCGTCTCAGTTTGACTGACTGGAATCCAGTCAAATAAATGACCTCCTATTGTATTTCCTGAAGCTACTTTCCTTGGAACTTGTGAAAGACATCATGGGGTAAAGGAAAGCTGGTAGTTGATAGTACTTAGGAGAAGTGCTTTGGAAACTTTTTGTATTGCTATCTTATGGCGTTGTTACACACATGTTATGTCAGGTAAATATATCATATACAAGGAAAATAGAATATTACTTTATGATCAAAGTTTGTGACTGTTCATGATCAAGCTGCTCTTTATTTATCTACTTGAGTCACAGTTAATACGACTGAATGAAAATAATTGAGGATTGCTGGCCCTGCAGCCGCCAGAAACTCTGGGACAGAAATTATTTCCTTTCTCTCATTAAAGCTGGTCCGGTATGTCCTACGATAATTAAGGAAACATTGGAGAATTAAGGAGAGAATTAAGGAAGTTCTGAAGGCAAAagggggtccaaccttttactagcaaggtgtacctaataaagtggcTGGTGAGTGTATATGAGTTATGTCTCAAATGCTTCATGTGTTTCCTTTgatattttatctttattataTTACTTATTATCTTGATTATATTACCTTACTTGAGAAAATGAGAAGGAAACGCTGACCATATCAAAAGAATTGGATTCTTATTATGGATGCAAAGAGAATGCTAAGAAGAGAGGCAATTCACTGTTTGCATTCAGTCTGTTTTCAAATATTGAAGCAAAGATGGAGGTGCAGAGATTAGGGTGACAGCACAGCTGATGGAGTTTATGCAGTCACAGCACACAGATGGTT
This genomic interval from Odontesthes bonariensis isolate fOdoBon6 chromosome 7, fOdoBon6.hap1, whole genome shotgun sequence contains the following:
- the LOC142384445 gene encoding C-signal, which codes for MSGAVTFRNCGSVLVTGASRGLGLQIVDSLASEGFSPGKIIATTRNPDTAQKLQELAKKHPHIHIVTLDVVSQESIEKCAEEVGRLVQEDGLNCLINNAGINVIADFHSVTAEKMIENFHTNAVAPLMITKAFLPLLKQAASKGGAGSSGTMGIQRAAVINMTSLLGSVELNWGERANNFKWYPYRTSKSALNMVSRCLAVDLEPDGILCMAIHPGWVRTDMGGSQAPLSPEESTSSVLSVIGGLTEKDHGSFLNFTGEQLPW